In Thermofilaceae archaeon, a genomic segment contains:
- a CDS encoding AMP-binding protein — translation MAEEVLRLVYSEEALVSPSTRWKAITVEEYKAVYESSLRDLEGFWAKEASKLEWRSPWLKVREGAPPRTRWFTGGLISAYDNVLGQHRSSWVWSKPALIWEGEDYQVEVLTYADLDSLASRIAGALKAFGVGAGDWVVFYAPPVPQVLAAMLACAKLGAPFEPVFTGFGYGVLAERLAARGAKLLVTVDGFYRRGKPLNTLSVARKALERCNRGVGVVVVERVGSASLREGELSFDDLLRSAKPIDESFAGPSEHPLFGLSPGYEEGFKPLTHGTGGYLTQVFATTRWMGLRPRDTYFCTVWPGWITGVSYVVFGPLMVGSTVVAYEGGPDWPRWDRWWDIIETYAVTVFLTTGGALRLLRRRAPEAHRGRNLDTLRAILVTAEPLEVEVWEWAYRHLGTGTTPIVDSNPSKLTGRIPVVCMYVQSELGTFVTGNLLNYTFPPLVPGSVGPPIPGFHLDVVDAEGRAVRGEIGELVVRAPWPAMPVEYPEEFERAWRDGFYRTGDFALMRPDGYLFVLGRRDEVMKVSGYRLSPGALERAAESLAGVVSAVVVKARDELRFEAPFLAFQGSADPETVKRAVREIVGAIAEPQTVARFDSLGASKEEVRSRLKRILRKEAPGELLDARGRG, via the coding sequence GTGGCTGAGGAGGTTCTAAGGCTCGTCTACTCAGAGGAAGCACTCGTAAGCCCGAGCACGCGGTGGAAGGCGATCACCGTCGAGGAGTACAAGGCCGTCTACGAGTCCAGCCTCAGGGACCTTGAAGGCTTCTGGGCTAAGGAAGCCTCCAAGCTCGAGTGGCGCTCGCCGTGGCTCAAGGTTCGCGAGGGAGCACCGCCGAGGACGCGCTGGTTTACCGGGGGCTTGATCAGCGCCTACGACAACGTGCTGGGCCAGCACAGGAGTAGCTGGGTGTGGAGCAAGCCGGCGCTCATCTGGGAGGGGGAGGACTATCAAGTGGAGGTTCTCACCTACGCGGACCTGGACTCGCTGGCTTCGAGGATCGCGGGCGCGCTGAAGGCCTTCGGCGTAGGCGCTGGGGACTGGGTGGTCTTCTACGCACCTCCGGTTCCGCAGGTGCTTGCAGCTATGCTAGCATGCGCGAAGCTGGGTGCCCCCTTCGAGCCGGTCTTCACCGGCTTCGGCTACGGAGTCCTCGCTGAGCGACTAGCTGCGAGAGGGGCGAAGCTGCTGGTGACTGTGGACGGCTTCTACAGGAGGGGTAAGCCCCTGAACACCCTCTCGGTGGCGAGGAAGGCGTTGGAGAGGTGCAACCGAGGGGTCGGAGTCGTAGTGGTCGAGAGAGTTGGGTCCGCGAGCCTCAGGGAGGGCGAGCTGAGCTTCGACGACCTGCTCCGCTCGGCGAAACCGATCGATGAGAGCTTCGCGGGCCCCTCCGAGCACCCACTCTTCGGCCTCAGCCCCGGCTACGAGGAGGGGTTCAAGCCTTTGACGCACGGCACGGGGGGCTACCTTACGCAGGTGTTCGCCACGACCAGGTGGATGGGGCTTAGGCCGCGCGACACCTACTTCTGCACGGTCTGGCCCGGCTGGATCACCGGAGTCAGTTACGTGGTCTTCGGCCCCCTCATGGTGGGCTCCACGGTTGTCGCGTACGAAGGTGGGCCGGACTGGCCTCGGTGGGACAGGTGGTGGGACATCATCGAAACGTACGCTGTAACGGTCTTCCTCACAACCGGCGGCGCGCTCAGGCTCCTCAGGAGGAGAGCGCCTGAAGCGCATAGGGGCCGCAACCTCGACACTCTCAGGGCGATCCTCGTGACCGCTGAACCGCTGGAGGTTGAAGTCTGGGAGTGGGCTTACAGGCACCTCGGCACGGGCACCACGCCGATCGTCGACTCGAACCCCTCAAAGCTCACAGGGCGCATACCTGTCGTCTGCATGTACGTGCAGAGCGAGCTGGGAACCTTCGTCACTGGGAACCTCCTCAACTACACCTTCCCACCCCTTGTTCCGGGCTCGGTGGGTCCACCGATACCGGGCTTCCACCTCGACGTTGTGGATGCCGAGGGCCGCGCGGTCAGGGGGGAGATCGGGGAGCTGGTCGTTAGAGCCCCATGGCCCGCGATGCCGGTCGAGTACCCGGAGGAGTTTGAGAGGGCCTGGCGTGACGGCTTCTACAGGACTGGCGATTTCGCCCTCATGCGTCCTGACGGCTACCTCTTCGTCCTCGGCAGGAGGGATGAGGTCATGAAGGTGAGCGGCTACAGGTTGAGCCCCGGCGCCCTCGAGAGGGCTGCGGAAAGCCTCGCGGGGGTTGTATCAGCCGTAGTGGTTAAAGCGAGAGACGAACTCCGCTTTGAAGCCCCCTTCCTCGCCTTCCAGGGCTCCGCGGATCCGGAAACCGTCAAGCGAGCCGTGCGCGAGATCGTGGGGGCCATAGCGGAGCCCCAGACGGTCGCAAGATTCGATAGCCTGGGAGCATCGAAGGAGGAAGTACGATCGAGGCTCAAGCGGATCCTCCGCAAAGAGGCACCGGGAGAGCTGTTGGACGCTAGAGGAAGGGGTTAG
- a CDS encoding FAD-binding oxidoreductase — translation MSFRLTQRLRREGVPAERVSAFIERVKPVLGERCSTRFSDLVSYSRDYWPISLHWLLKGEVPSLPDAVVWPESTEEVALVVSAASSLGIPVYPYGGGSGVLGGAVPEMGGVVVDLKRMRSIRLYEEDFIVEAEAGVNGYYLESYLNHRGLTLGQIPQSLYPSTVGGWVATKATGQFSTKYGGIEDMVLGLEVVLPTGEIARFPPHPRSSTGPDLMRLFIGSEGALGIITRVWLRVQPYPEERILQSFVHESFEEALQAVRRVLARGAKPAVVRVYDRIETKRHFYAFEEAYGKVLTIVILEGSSEVVRAEAGILEREMGGKPLGEEPVRHWLRTRFDVREAPEFAPLGVVFDTIEVAAPWSRVVELYHRFKEAVGSVDGVLFVSAHASHFYLQGACLYFTFAGVPRGDPTEFYNRVWDAAMRATLECGGAISHHHGIGRQRRPWLRDALGGGYAVLARVKAALDPRGVMNPGWGA, via the coding sequence GTGAGCTTTAGGCTGACCCAGAGGCTGCGGAGAGAGGGTGTTCCGGCTGAAAGGGTGTCAGCCTTCATCGAGAGGGTGAAACCCGTTCTGGGCGAACGCTGCTCGACAAGATTCTCCGACCTCGTCTCCTACAGCAGGGACTACTGGCCGATCAGCCTCCACTGGCTCTTGAAGGGTGAGGTCCCTTCGCTGCCGGATGCTGTCGTGTGGCCCGAGAGCACGGAGGAAGTGGCACTCGTCGTGAGCGCAGCCAGCAGCTTGGGCATCCCCGTGTACCCCTACGGAGGGGGATCCGGAGTTCTCGGAGGAGCTGTGCCCGAGATGGGGGGTGTTGTGGTCGACTTGAAGAGGATGCGCAGCATCCGACTCTACGAGGAGGACTTCATCGTGGAAGCTGAAGCGGGCGTCAACGGCTACTACCTGGAGAGCTACCTGAACCACAGGGGCTTGACGCTAGGGCAGATCCCCCAGTCCCTCTACCCCTCCACGGTGGGAGGATGGGTGGCGACGAAGGCGACGGGGCAGTTCAGCACAAAGTACGGGGGGATTGAGGACATGGTGCTAGGCCTAGAGGTCGTTCTACCGACAGGCGAGATCGCCAGGTTCCCACCCCACCCGAGGAGCTCGACGGGGCCGGACCTCATGAGGTTATTCATCGGGAGCGAGGGGGCACTCGGGATCATCACTAGGGTCTGGCTGAGGGTGCAGCCCTACCCGGAGGAGAGAATCCTCCAGTCCTTCGTGCACGAGAGCTTCGAAGAGGCCCTGCAAGCCGTGAGGAGGGTTCTGGCGAGGGGCGCTAAACCGGCCGTCGTGAGGGTGTACGATAGGATCGAGACGAAGAGGCACTTCTACGCGTTCGAGGAAGCATACGGGAAGGTGCTAACCATCGTCATCCTCGAGGGCTCCTCCGAGGTCGTCAGAGCTGAGGCAGGGATCCTCGAGCGCGAGATGGGGGGTAAGCCTCTGGGGGAGGAACCTGTGAGGCACTGGTTGAGAACCCGCTTCGACGTTAGGGAGGCCCCCGAGTTCGCCCCTCTGGGCGTGGTCTTCGACACTATCGAGGTGGCAGCCCCGTGGAGCCGAGTTGTCGAGCTCTACCACCGGTTCAAGGAGGCCGTGGGGAGTGTGGATGGAGTGCTCTTCGTCTCAGCCCACGCATCCCACTTCTACCTGCAGGGAGCTTGCCTCTACTTCACCTTCGCCGGTGTACCGAGGGGGGATCCGACGGAGTTCTACAACAGGGTTTGGGATGCGGCGATGCGGGCCACCCTCGAGTGCGGGGGTGCGATCAGCCACCACCACGGCATCGGTAGGCAGAGGAGGCCGTGGCTGAGGGACGCGCTTGGCGGCGGCTACGCTGTTCTGGCGAGGGTCAAGGCAGCGCTCGACCCTAGGGGTGTAATGAACCCGGGGTGGGGTGCTTAG
- a CDS encoding (Fe-S)-binding protein yields MPGRWSWLLEEVGLRKLIFSPLVYRYIMGELRGASDLVKCALCPNMCRHACPVSIVDGRETTSPSGKARLGMLVERGYVDLDRDVAEAIYACLSCEACRRWCYFSFSVDELLRPLRGRSIEEGKAPRGVQALLSNLSEHGYPYGEPRSQARPSGGGVVYFPGCVTTEHLPELAESALRLLELLGFNAQPLEGVCCGAPAYYAGDERLFKRLAARLAEALESAEPRLVVASCPSCVHALRNLYPSLGLRVPPRVLHVAELLAEQQQFPGKGTSLRITYHDPCKLVYALGKPNLLRELLVRLGVSVVDPRRRGDETFCCGYGGTLPFSHRELADSIARERLGELKEAAETVVTACPACKLAFTRNGGRVLDVAELAVSLLGGERGG; encoded by the coding sequence ATGCCGGGCAGGTGGAGCTGGCTTCTCGAGGAGGTTGGGCTGAGGAAGCTCATCTTCAGCCCGCTCGTCTACAGGTACATCATGGGCGAGCTCCGCGGCGCCAGCGACCTGGTGAAGTGCGCCCTCTGCCCCAACATGTGCAGGCACGCCTGCCCCGTGAGCATAGTCGATGGGAGGGAGACGACGTCGCCTTCGGGGAAGGCGAGGCTGGGCATGCTCGTGGAGAGGGGTTACGTCGACCTCGATCGTGACGTTGCAGAGGCGATCTACGCGTGCCTCTCCTGCGAAGCTTGCAGAAGGTGGTGCTACTTCAGCTTCTCGGTCGATGAGCTCTTGAGGCCGCTCAGGGGTAGGAGCATCGAGGAGGGAAAAGCCCCAAGGGGCGTCCAAGCACTACTCTCGAACTTGAGCGAGCACGGGTACCCGTACGGTGAGCCGAGAAGCCAAGCGCGGCCGAGCGGGGGTGGCGTCGTGTACTTCCCCGGCTGTGTGACCACGGAGCACTTGCCAGAGCTAGCCGAGAGCGCGCTCCGGCTGCTCGAGCTCCTCGGCTTCAACGCACAGCCCCTTGAAGGGGTCTGCTGTGGCGCCCCAGCCTACTACGCGGGAGACGAAAGGCTGTTCAAGCGTTTAGCCGCGAGGCTAGCTGAGGCCCTCGAATCCGCTGAACCGCGCCTCGTGGTTGCTTCGTGCCCCTCCTGCGTTCACGCCCTCCGCAACCTCTACCCCAGTCTGGGCTTGAGAGTGCCACCGCGCGTGCTACACGTCGCCGAGCTCCTGGCGGAGCAACAGCAGTTCCCGGGTAAAGGTACCAGCCTAAGAATCACATACCATGACCCTTGCAAGCTCGTTTACGCCCTGGGCAAGCCCAACCTCCTGAGGGAGCTCCTCGTGCGCTTGGGGGTCAGCGTCGTGGATCCAAGGAGGAGGGGGGATGAGACCTTCTGCTGCGGTTACGGTGGGACGCTGCCCTTCTCCCACAGAGAGTTGGCCGATTCCATTGCTAGGGAGCGGTTGGGCGAGCTCAAGGAGGCGGCGGAAACCGTGGTGACCGCCTGCCCAGCCTGCAAGCTGGCTTTCACCCGGAATGGTGGAAGGGTCCTCGACGTCGCTGAGCTTGCCGTTAGCCTACTGGGTGGTGAGCGTGGGGGTTGA
- a CDS encoding FAD-dependent oxidoreductase: MGVERKIRAVLEKYRGYNLSFEIRDGIVFLYGRVNSHEEWVRIGLEVGRIRGVEGVVNRIVWDGYPEEEAKKREERRRKIFEENKDKVVGSYDVVIVGGGVVGAAIARSLSKYQLKIALLEKAPDVGAGTTKANNGMIHAGVEPPRGTLKRKLNVEGCRMYEKWAQELRFKYKRVGSLWLITPRTLAKYKKYIPGPLYTLILKYVLPYIVVLKGLINGVSGLKVVRGRKLFEMEPYAARDALAAVYVPWTGIVDPYEVAIALAENAAANGVEIHTSTEVVGFVREGDAVKGVVTNRGTFLCRYVVNAAGLYADEIAELAGSPEFTIHPRKGVIVLFHRCTSRYVNHCLAEIILPPHPLTKGGGINPTIHGNVMWGPTAVEVPDKEDTSVSSEEVDLILSKYSTILSEFPKDRVIRYFAGVRAATFNEDFIIRPAKWVRNLLHVAGIQSPGLAAAPAIAEYAVKKLKEMGLELREKPDFNPYREPIPSLREMSEEEIEERVRSDPRWGNVLCECEMVSEAEVVEAVRRGARTLDAVKRRTRAGMGECQGSRCLLRVAEVLARELGVPMTELLKEEAPLFDGYVRGEAW, translated from the coding sequence GTGGGGGTTGAGCGCAAGATCCGAGCAGTGCTGGAGAAGTACCGGGGCTACAACCTGTCCTTCGAGATCAGGGACGGGATCGTCTTCCTCTACGGGAGGGTTAACAGCCACGAGGAGTGGGTTCGGATCGGGCTCGAGGTCGGCAGGATCAGGGGGGTTGAGGGCGTTGTAAACAGGATCGTGTGGGACGGCTACCCGGAGGAGGAAGCGAAAAAGAGGGAGGAGAGGCGCAGGAAGATCTTCGAGGAGAACAAGGACAAGGTGGTGGGCAGCTACGACGTTGTAATCGTGGGCGGAGGCGTCGTGGGAGCTGCGATAGCACGGAGCCTGTCAAAGTACCAACTGAAGATCGCGCTCCTCGAGAAAGCTCCAGACGTGGGGGCTGGGACGACAAAGGCTAACAACGGCATGATTCACGCTGGGGTCGAGCCGCCGCGGGGCACTCTCAAGCGGAAGCTAAACGTTGAGGGCTGCAGAATGTACGAGAAGTGGGCTCAGGAGCTGCGCTTCAAGTACAAGAGAGTTGGAAGCCTGTGGCTGATAACGCCGAGGACGCTGGCGAAGTACAAGAAGTACATCCCCGGCCCCCTCTACACGCTCATCCTCAAGTACGTGCTCCCCTACATCGTCGTTCTCAAGGGGTTGATTAACGGGGTTTCAGGGTTAAAGGTGGTGCGCGGTCGGAAGCTCTTCGAGATGGAGCCGTACGCGGCGCGAGACGCTCTCGCTGCAGTGTACGTCCCCTGGACCGGCATCGTCGATCCCTACGAGGTGGCCATCGCCCTCGCCGAGAACGCCGCTGCGAACGGCGTCGAGATACACACGAGCACGGAGGTTGTCGGCTTCGTCAGGGAGGGGGATGCGGTTAAGGGGGTTGTGACCAATCGCGGAACCTTCCTCTGCAGGTACGTGGTTAACGCTGCCGGCCTCTACGCTGACGAGATAGCCGAGCTCGCCGGGAGCCCCGAGTTCACCATCCACCCGAGGAAGGGGGTCATCGTGCTCTTCCACCGGTGCACCAGCCGGTACGTCAACCACTGCTTAGCCGAGATCATCCTCCCGCCACACCCACTGACGAAGGGCGGCGGGATTAACCCTACTATCCACGGCAACGTGATGTGGGGGCCTACAGCGGTGGAGGTGCCCGACAAGGAGGATACATCGGTGAGCAGCGAGGAGGTGGACCTGATCCTGAGCAAGTACTCCACGATCCTGAGCGAGTTCCCGAAAGACCGGGTGATCAGGTACTTCGCCGGTGTGAGAGCTGCCACTTTCAACGAGGACTTCATCATCAGGCCGGCGAAGTGGGTTCGCAACCTGCTTCACGTGGCTGGCATCCAATCGCCCGGGCTCGCCGCTGCTCCCGCCATCGCTGAGTACGCAGTAAAGAAGCTGAAGGAGATGGGGTTGGAGCTCCGGGAGAAACCCGACTTCAACCCCTACAGGGAGCCGATCCCGTCCCTGAGGGAAATGAGCGAGGAGGAGATCGAGGAGAGGGTGAGGAGCGACCCGAGGTGGGGGAACGTGCTCTGCGAGTGCGAGATGGTATCCGAGGCTGAGGTGGTCGAGGCAGTGAGAAGGGGTGCCCGCACGCTCGACGCGGTGAAGAGGAGGACGAGAGCCGGTATGGGTGAGTGCCAGGGCAGCAGGTGCTTGCTCAGAGTAGCCGAAGTGCTCGCCAGGGAACTGGGAGTTCCGATGACCGAGCTGTTGAAGGAGGAGGCCCCCCTCTTCGACGGCTACGTGAGGGGTGAGGCGTGGTGA
- a CDS encoding NAD(P)/FAD-dependent oxidoreductase encodes MRVKRDVIVVGGGPSGLAAATRLAEKGCSVAIVELEGELGGILLQCIHDGFGTKLFGEALSGPEFAAKFVDRLQELGVESYTRTFVTRVQQEGGAWSLRAVSPRGLLEFSCRALVYATGCRERTPFEIRVGGTRPSGVYTAGMVQRLVNLYGILPGKRVLIVGGGDVGMIVARHLYLEGAEEVMIVFPEPWFAGLPRNVQQCVLDFGIPFRPRTTVKAIVGRERVRGAILVRVDERWRPIEGTEEFYPCDTIVFSVGLVPNTSQLEELGAQIDPRSRGPVVNEFFETTLRGVFAVGNLVTVFDYVDDAVETAFLAAEGVCKHLSGERRREKPIPLAPGSSVRLLIPHRVEWSDGGTIVAFFRPSVEKENARISMIGEGGLELLSTRRRFVRPSLLERLEIPRELVERSPGGVRVDVE; translated from the coding sequence ATGCGTGTCAAGCGGGACGTCATCGTCGTGGGCGGCGGCCCCTCGGGTCTAGCGGCTGCTACGAGGCTGGCCGAAAAGGGTTGCAGCGTGGCGATCGTCGAGCTGGAAGGCGAGCTGGGCGGGATCCTGCTGCAGTGCATTCACGACGGCTTCGGGACTAAGCTCTTCGGTGAAGCGCTCTCGGGCCCGGAGTTCGCGGCGAAGTTCGTTGATCGGCTCCAGGAGCTCGGAGTTGAAAGCTACACGCGCACCTTTGTCACGAGGGTTCAGCAAGAGGGTGGCGCCTGGTCTCTGAGGGCTGTGAGCCCGAGGGGGCTCCTCGAGTTCAGCTGTAGGGCGCTGGTCTACGCTACAGGCTGCAGGGAGAGGACTCCCTTCGAGATAAGGGTTGGCGGGACCCGCCCCTCAGGCGTTTACACGGCGGGGATGGTGCAGCGGCTCGTGAACCTGTACGGCATCCTACCCGGAAAGAGGGTTCTGATAGTCGGCGGTGGTGACGTGGGGATGATCGTCGCTCGCCACCTCTACCTTGAGGGCGCCGAGGAGGTAATGATCGTTTTCCCCGAGCCCTGGTTCGCTGGGCTGCCCAGGAACGTGCAGCAGTGCGTCCTCGACTTCGGCATACCCTTCAGGCCGAGGACCACCGTGAAGGCGATAGTGGGCAGGGAGAGGGTGAGGGGTGCCATCCTCGTGAGGGTGGACGAGCGGTGGAGGCCAATCGAGGGGACGGAGGAGTTCTACCCCTGCGACACCATCGTCTTCTCCGTCGGCCTCGTCCCCAACACCTCCCAGCTAGAGGAGCTGGGCGCTCAAATCGATCCCAGGAGCAGGGGTCCCGTCGTGAACGAGTTCTTCGAGACTACGCTCAGGGGGGTCTTCGCGGTCGGCAACCTCGTGACAGTGTTCGACTACGTCGACGACGCGGTGGAAACAGCGTTCCTAGCAGCGGAAGGAGTGTGTAAGCATCTGAGCGGTGAGCGGAGGAGGGAGAAACCGATCCCACTGGCCCCCGGCTCAAGCGTCAGGCTGCTGATCCCGCACCGGGTTGAGTGGAGCGATGGGGGCACTATAGTCGCCTTCTTCAGGCCTTCGGTCGAGAAGGAGAACGCGAGGATCTCCATGATAGGGGAGGGAGGGTTGGAGCTTCTCTCGACTCGGCGCAGGTTTGTGCGCCCCTCCCTGCTGGAGAGGCTCGAGATCCCCCGAGAGCTGGTCGAGCGTTCGCCGGGCGGGGTGCGGGTGGATGTCGAGTAG
- a CDS encoding DUF1667 domain-containing protein, protein MSSRVVCVRCPKGCVIDVTIEGGRVKDARGYGCNIGLEHVREEVVNPMRVVCTTVRIRGGRYPRLPVRTSKPVPRERIRGVIEAVRGLVVEAPVERGSVIVGNVAGTGADIIAETSMEREERWSTS, encoded by the coding sequence ATGTCGAGTAGAGTGGTGTGCGTCAGGTGCCCGAAGGGCTGCGTAATCGACGTCACCATCGAGGGGGGTAGGGTGAAGGATGCTAGAGGTTACGGCTGCAACATCGGGCTGGAGCACGTGAGGGAGGAGGTTGTCAATCCGATGAGGGTCGTCTGCACGACTGTTCGAATCCGGGGTGGCAGGTACCCGAGGCTGCCCGTGAGGACTTCCAAGCCCGTTCCGAGGGAGAGGATCAGGGGGGTGATCGAAGCTGTACGCGGCTTGGTGGTGGAAGCCCCAGTGGAGAGGGGGAGCGTGATCGTTGGGAACGTTGCTGGCACAGGTGCAGACATTATAGCCGAGACTTCAATGGAGCGTGAGGAGCGATGGAGTACTTCCTGA
- a CDS encoding FGGY family carbohydrate kinase, with protein MEYFLILDVGTTNVKACAFSGGKLLESAEEKLTTLHPQPGWAELDPMQVVRAVYRVSDAIVSKLGTPKALGITNQRSSTAVWYRETGEPLCNIITWQDTRTIQLVREYSRKGLVALGRCVGRAAEALSTIVRPLKFTRRGAYLITLAHASFGTTHSSMHLRWIMDNVEGARSALERGAAVFGTMDSWVAWNLTGEHVTDYTNASATGLFDPYAMRWSVTLLKLLEIPQQCLPRIVTNDTPIGRVSHLNAPLLTIIADQQASLYVAGVRKGAAKITCGTGAFIDVNVGARPPPAARGIYPMVALTTRKNALYLLEGFVTTAGSAIEWLLRIGVLKDYSELDEAATKGRSGVIFVPALEGLGTPFMKPDARAVLANLSSDTTREDLIRGVLEGIAACCSLAMNHLQRASHVEIPEVFADGGLTQSNVFLQLLADFSARKIVRTHYSNNSAYGAYMLCERIIRGEDPIEHWTPPGISRIFEPRGGGVLPARLTSLLKRTMS; from the coding sequence ATGGAGTACTTCCTGATATTGGACGTCGGGACGACGAACGTTAAAGCCTGCGCCTTCTCCGGCGGGAAGCTCCTCGAAAGCGCGGAGGAGAAGCTTACCACGCTTCACCCTCAGCCGGGCTGGGCTGAGCTGGACCCGATGCAGGTCGTGAGGGCCGTCTACAGGGTGTCTGACGCGATCGTCTCGAAGCTCGGCACACCGAAGGCTCTTGGGATCACGAATCAGAGGAGCAGCACGGCGGTTTGGTACAGGGAGACGGGGGAGCCGTTGTGCAACATCATCACGTGGCAGGACACCCGCACGATACAGCTGGTGAGGGAGTACTCGAGGAAGGGGCTTGTCGCGCTCGGCAGGTGCGTTGGGAGAGCCGCCGAGGCGTTGTCCACGATCGTGAGGCCGTTGAAGTTCACGAGGCGCGGGGCCTACCTGATCACCCTGGCCCACGCGTCCTTCGGCACGACCCACTCATCGATGCACTTGCGCTGGATCATGGACAACGTGGAGGGCGCTCGATCCGCGCTGGAGCGGGGGGCAGCGGTCTTCGGTACGATGGACTCGTGGGTTGCGTGGAACCTCACGGGGGAGCACGTCACGGACTACACGAACGCTAGCGCAACCGGTCTATTCGACCCATACGCGATGAGGTGGAGCGTCACACTCCTCAAGTTGCTCGAGATCCCACAGCAGTGCCTACCCCGCATCGTCACTAACGACACACCCATCGGAAGGGTGAGCCACCTCAACGCCCCCCTTTTGACCATCATCGCCGACCAGCAGGCATCGCTCTACGTTGCGGGCGTCAGAAAGGGCGCGGCGAAGATCACTTGCGGCACGGGAGCCTTTATCGACGTAAACGTTGGGGCGCGACCGCCTCCCGCGGCCAGGGGGATCTACCCGATGGTCGCCCTCACGACGAGGAAGAATGCACTCTACCTCCTCGAGGGGTTCGTAACCACCGCGGGCTCCGCGATCGAGTGGCTGCTGAGGATCGGCGTGCTGAAGGACTACTCCGAACTCGACGAGGCGGCGACCAAGGGGCGCAGCGGCGTGATCTTCGTACCGGCTCTCGAGGGTTTGGGGACGCCCTTCATGAAACCGGACGCCAGGGCGGTTCTCGCGAACCTCTCAAGCGACACGACGAGGGAGGACTTGATCAGGGGGGTGCTCGAGGGTATAGCAGCCTGCTGCTCCCTCGCGATGAACCACCTGCAGAGAGCGTCGCACGTTGAGATCCCGGAAGTGTTCGCGGACGGCGGGTTAACCCAGTCCAACGTCTTCCTCCAGCTGCTCGCCGACTTCTCGGCGCGGAAGATCGTGAGAACGCACTACTCGAACAACTCCGCCTATGGCGCGTACATGCTGTGCGAGCGCATCATCAGGGGCGAGGACCCCATCGAGCACTGGACCCCACCCGGTATCAGCCGGATCTTCGAGCCGAGAGGCGGAGGCGTTCTACCGGCTCGTCTCACAAGTCTACTGAAGCGGACAATGAGTTAA
- a CDS encoding DUF5131 family protein has translation MASWNPVTGCLHNCVYCWARRLATTRLRKHPHYAENRFKPALNERAFSRRFRPEEWVFVSDMGDLWGSWVPRDWILRVLDVAARHRETTFFFLTKNPSRYLEFITAMPENVELGATIETCTDDGYERVSAAPKPSERLRVMAELEWPRKVIVIEPVLDFELDEFVSALREVRPAEVYIGYDNYGNRLPEPPLSKVKLLIEKLSSFTKVHAKTLRAAWYE, from the coding sequence GTGGCCTCGTGGAATCCTGTCACTGGCTGCCTCCACAACTGCGTCTACTGCTGGGCGCGCAGACTAGCTACAACCAGGTTGAGGAAGCACCCACATTACGCTGAAAACAGGTTTAAGCCGGCACTCAACGAGCGGGCCTTCTCCAGGCGCTTCAGGCCGGAGGAGTGGGTTTTCGTGAGCGACATGGGGGACCTGTGGGGGAGCTGGGTTCCTCGCGACTGGATCCTCAGGGTGCTAGATGTAGCCGCTAGACACAGGGAGACCACCTTCTTCTTCCTGACGAAGAACCCCTCCCGCTACCTTGAGTTCATCACCGCCATGCCGGAGAACGTAGAGCTCGGCGCGACGATTGAAACCTGCACCGATGATGGCTACGAGAGGGTTTCGGCCGCCCCTAAGCCCAGCGAGAGGTTGAGGGTGATGGCTGAGCTCGAGTGGCCGAGGAAGGTTATCGTTATCGAACCCGTCCTTGACTTCGAGCTGGACGAGTTCGTGTCAGCCCTTAGGGAAGTTAGGCCAGCGGAGGTCTATATCGGCTACGATAACTACGGCAACAGGCTCCCTGAGCCGCCGCTCTCGAAGGTCAAGCTGCTGATCGAGAAGCTCAGCAGCTTCACAAAGGTTCATGCTAAGACGCTTAGGGCCGCGTGGTATGAGTAG